TGCCTCACTCGCGTCATCACTCCCTTGGCGAGTTAAGATAAGTGGCAATACGCTGCGGGCCGCAACTTAGTAATCGCATTTGAGAAGAACTCTCATTGGAGGCAACAATGGTGCCAGCAAAGAGCATCCGTGATGCTGCAAAGTGGATTCATAAAGTTGCGCTTGGGAAGATGAATCCTCCCGCTGGCTCTTCCCCAAGCAAAGGGTATGCAACATACACCGAATTCTGCCAACACTTCAAACTAGGCGATCCCCATAATAACCACTATATGGAGCAACTCCTACTGGCAGTAATGAAAGAATGCGCCCAACAAGGCTGGCCAGATTTAGCTTCACTGGTTATTCACGAATATGGCACCGGACAGCGCGAAGGACCTGGAGATGGATGGTACGAAGGGCACGGCTTGTGGATTGGTGATACTCCAACGTGGAAGCGTTACAGGGATGAGTGCTGGCGTCGTGCGACACAATTTACAATTCCGTGATCTGATGCGACTTGGTCACTGCGGCTTTTCCCCGAGGGAATTCAATGCTTGGGGAAACCGCCAAGCTCCTGAGAGAAATGTCTGAGTAGGACTCAAGGGCGCTCGACTGAGGGAACAGTCACAAGACTTTGTCTCTAAAGAGGCGGCACTGATGGTGCGACTCCTTGAGGCCCCTCGACGATCTCAATAAGTCCAATCCTGGTCCGGATGGCTTCGCAGATGGCATCAACCTGCTCTACAATTTGCTGCTGATTCTCTTCTGCTTCTTCCCAGTACTTCATGTCGACACCCTTCTTCTGTCGGCCCTTGTAGTAGTACGAGAATGCTTCCCGCCTGGATAGGGACTGTAATTCGCGGATTTTTGCGAAGACCTCTTGGGGGAAAAAGGGCTCGTTCTCCGCTATTACACTCACTGCTGCATTAAAAGCCTCGGCAAACTCCTTGTATCGTCGCTCTCGACGCTCCTCCTCCGTTTCGCGCACATCCACCACGTCACCGACTGGCCGGAGCGTCAGAGTCTTTATCTTCAAGGCGTGGAGCGCCTTCCATGTGTCGGCGTACAACTGAAACTCCTTCGCGAACTGCAGGTTATGCACTCGGTGCCTTCGTGAGTGCTCAGCCTCAAGGTTCTTTAGGAGAACGTCCGTGCGCTCCTTCAGCGCGTGAAGACGCTGCGCGGACTCCGCCTGCAGTGCTTGGAGTTCCCGCTGGATGGCGAGTTTTTCACGCTCAAGGATGCGGTTGGCCCAAACCTTCCCAAGCCAGTTCGACAGCCCAAGGATAAGGCCGCCCGCGCTGCCGATGGAGAGGAGAATGGACCAAGCCAAATCCCACGTTTCCGAGAACGTCATGGTCTTCGAGTGCCTCCAACCGCGTGTGCGGATATAAAGTATCACATTGATGCGACTATAGGCGGCAGCACGCTGGGCTCGCCGCGTATGCAGTGAGGGTGGACCCAAGCCCATAGCGACTACTTGGCCCCATATGGCTCAGAAAGTGCCCCTCCCCTACCCCTATAAGCCCGGAAACCGGACACACCTGCACAGCGGTGCGCGCCGTCCCCAGAATTTCTAGTGAGATTTTCGCAGGGGCTATCGTTCCTCCGCTCCGCCCGATTCTTCTTAACCCCCGGCACCGCACCACACCGCCCCCCACCCATGTCCTCTCAAGCGCCCGCGTGATCGGAGGCAGTTTTTTGGGGTCTTGACGTTATCGACATGAACCTGTGCGGCATGACCGCGAGGCTCTTGCGACCCGAGCCCCCACCCCAGCCTCACCATACCTTGTCGAACTCCGCTGCTATTCCTGGCATGGTCTCGTGGGGAGCGAACGCGGAGCCGGAGGAGTTGAATGAGCGTGCGCGGGGCCATCTGGCTGGTGTTGGCGCTTGCCATGACAAGCTGTTCAACCACTCGACTCGTGCGCCTGGACACGGGGGACGGGCGCCCCATGGTCCACACGCCACTCACGGAGGACGACGCCGCGCCCGTCGAGTTGGACGATGACGATTTCGAGGAGGCAGTGGTTGCGCTCGCCCGGGATGTGCGGCCCTTCTCCAATCCCCTGCGCGAGGCCCGCCAACGCTTCGGCGTTCCCGAACGCAGCGGCGTGTACCTGTATCAGCCTCGCGGCCCCCGGCTCATCCCCCAGGGCGAAGCGATGGACTCGGACAGCCCGCGCCTGCTGGATTCCTACGCGGATGACGACCTGACACGCGCCTATGGCCGCTGGTGCGAGCGCAAGTCCCAGCCCGGCGACTGCCTGCACCTGCTGGCCGACGGCCCGCTGCTGGCCAGCGACGGCAAATACTCGCTGGCCATGGCCATCGCCATGGACTCGGTTTGGGACGAGACGGCCGAGGCGCTGCGTGACATGGCCGACCCTCAGGCCCTGCTCGCGACGGTCAGCGCCTCGGTCAGCATGTATCTGCTCCTCTGGTCGCTTCCCGAGCCAGTGAGCAAGGGCCTGGCCGCGCTGCTGACGGCCACAGCCATCGCCTACCTGGGCGTCGACACCGTGTGGCGCATCCTGGACGGCTGGGTGACGCTGGTGCGCGAGGTGGAACGGGCCACCACCTTCGTGCAGCTCAGCGAGGCGGGCGAGACGTACGGCGAAGTCCTCGGGGAGAACGCCGCGCGCGTCTTCGTCATGCTGGCCACGGCGGCCATCGGAAACACGGCGGGACTGGCAGCCAATACGTCGCGGCTGCCGGGCTCCGCGCAGGCGGCCATCGCAGTGGAGACGCAGGCGGGCTACCAGTACGTAGCCATGGGAGGCGTGCAGTCGGTGGCGATGGCGGCCGAGGGCTTCACCATCGCGCTGGCCCCCAATGCGGTCGCCATGGCGAATCGGGGGATGGGCAGCGGAGGCTCAAGGGGAAGGAGCCAAGAGCACCACCTTGCCACGGACAAGAACAGTGTCTCCACCGCTCGCGGCGGACCCTGGACGCCTGAATTCAGGAGGCTCTTCAGGAAGGCTGGAATGGAGTTGAAAGACCCTGAGAACGTCGTTGATGTTCCTGGCCACAAGGGGCCTCACCCGCAGGAGTACCATGAGGCGGTTTACGAAAGACTCCGCGATGCGACAAGAACGTGCCGCACCGTGGTTGCGTGCCGCAAATCGCTATCGGCCGCACTCAAGGAGCTGGCCGAGGAAGTCACGACGAAGGGAACACGACTCCACAGGCTCGTAACCAAGGGCAAGTGAGGTAGAGAGGAAGTCCACCATGCCCAAGCGCTACTTCAGGCTCAAAGAGGACATGCAAGCCGAGAACTGGGACCTGGGAGACCCCCTGGACGAGAAAGGCCAAGAGGTGGACGACCCCTACCTATTTGCGGCCGGACAGCCTGTTCGTGTTGCAGGCCGACTGACGATTCCCGTCGACGCGCCCGGGAGGCGATTGGACTTCGGCACCGCGGGCATCGGCGCTGCACCTATCGTCCATGTCCGGGTGGCCACCCTCTTCGCGGAGCTAGCCCCCGACGACGTGCAGCTCATCCCCGTGGACATCCAGGGCCATCCGGACCAGTACCTCATCCTGGTGGCCACGAAGCGCATCCGCTGCATTGACGACGAAGCGTGCGAGGAGGTGCGCTACTGGAAGCCGGAGCATGGGCAGCCAGAGCGGATTGGCGACTACAAATCGGTGATGGGGCTGCGCATCGACGCCTCGAAGGTGGGCGCCGCGAAGGTCTTCCGCACGGAAGGCTGGGACATCGCCCTCATCGTGTCCGAGGACATCAAGAAGGCCTTGGAGCGCGCGAAGGCTACCGGCGCGAAGTTCACGCAGGTGTAGCCCGTGCAAACGGCCCCCATATTCTCCGAGGCGCCCATGCACCCGGAGGCAGGGGGATCTTGGGGTCTTGACGTCATCCACATGAAGACGGGCGGGGTACTTCTCACTCGCTGCTATCAGGCCACCCCTCGAAGACGTCCCATCCTCCTGGAGGCGGCGGGAAACCCAACGCATCCAGACATTCGCGGGCCTGGGGGCTCCATCCGGACTCCATGAGGCTTTCTGGGGGAGTGCCTGCCAGGGATTTGACGAGCGTCTGCACCTTGGGAACTGCTGACCGGAAGCGCTCCGCAGCCGGACTCCCCCGCGCCTCGGCGCAGAGAGACGCCAGCGCTTCCATGCGGGCCTGGAGCGCTGTGTGCACGTCCGCTGGAGGGGCTTGCGTACGCCACCGCGCATAGATTCGAGGGGGGGCCAGCACGACCAGCAGATTGAGCGCCTCAGCCACCAAGGCAGCTCTATTATCCCACGGAACCTCAGCCACGGAACGGCCTCAGGCGAGCATTGAAGGGCATCGTCTTGAACATCAATGCCTTTGGTCTGCCCCCCGAGTTCAAGTCCCGTACTCTCCAAGCCCGGCGCGCGGCTGTTACCCGGCAACCAACCTGGAAGGCCCTCTTCCGCTCCCCGCCTCTAGGTCGAGAGGGTTGCTGGTAACCTTGGAGAAGCCGAAGAGCCCGCCAGCTTCAGGAGACCCGATGAACGGAGCGAATGACGGACGTTCCCCGCCCTCTTCCCGTGAATCCGAGCCCGACGACGAGCGCAGTGACTCGAGTCCTGAGCCCCGGCGGCCTCCGATTTATGTCCTGGAAGGCAACACCCTGCACACGCGGCTGACGCGTGAGTTGGGGGTGAACTATCCGTTCGTCAGCGACGGCATGGCCTTCGTGTCGCTGCCGCCGCTGGTCATCGCCGTGTCGGAAGCCGGCGGCGTGGGCATGCTCGGCGCCGCGCCGGAACCAGCGGACGTCCTGGATGTCCGGCTCCAGACCATCCAGGCAGGCACGCGGCGCCCCTTCGGCGTGAACTTCCTCATGGCCCAGCGGGACGGCCGGCATTCCACCACGCGCGAGCACATCGAGGCGTGCATCGCCCGGCGCGTGCCCGTCGTCTCCTTCCACGGCGGACTGCCCCCCGAGGAGTGGGTGGCGGCGATGCGGGCCGCGGGCGTCCGGGTCTGGGTCCAGGCCCCCTCGGGAGAGGTGGCTCGGCAGGCCCTATTGCTCGGCGTGGACGGGCTCATCGCCCAGGGCCGGCAAGCGTCCGGCCTCAACCAGAGCACCACGCCCACCCTGGCGCTGGTGCGTGAGCTGCGCGCGCTGACGGACTCGGTGCCAGTGCTGGCCGCGGGCGGCATCGCCGACGGGCTCAGCGCGGCGCGCGCCCTCTTCCATGGCGCGGACGGCGTCTGGGTGGGCACGCGCATGGTGGCCTCCGTGGAAGCGCACGCCCACCCGGCCTACAAGCAGCGCATCGTCGATGGGGACGCGGGAGACACGGACGTCACCACCGTCTTCGGACGGGAGTGGCCGGGTCATCGCATGCGCGTGCTGCGCAACCGCGTGGTGCGCGAGTGGACGGGACGAGAGGGCCGCGTGCCCATGCCCATGGCGACACCAGAGCGCGTCGGCACCACCCGGCTGTTCCCCGGGACCCCAGGCGGCGGCCCCCTTGTCGACGTGCCGCGACACAGCGCCTTCGTGCCCACCCCGGACACCGAGGGGGACCTGGAAGAAATGGCCATGCCGGCCAGCGGCGCCAGCATGGCGCGCATCGAGAGCGTGCTGCCCGCCGGCCAAATCGTGGTGGAGCTGATGGAGCGAGCGCGCCGGGTGCTCGCCGATCCGCATGGCCTGGACGCCGACGCGGATGAGGACGGCCGGGGCTGAATTGGAGTAGAGCGCCCTCATGGGTGCAAGGTGGCGTCGAGCGGCACAGGTCGGGTGGCTGGCTTTCGCGCTGTGCGGTGCCGCCGCGGTGGTGCGCGCCTCCACGGCCGAGCTGCCGCCGCGCGAACGCACCCTGAACGCGGCCGAGCGCAAGCTGGTGGGCCGCGCCGCCGCGAGCCAGGAGCCGGAGTGGCGCCGCAAATCGCGCCAGTCCTTCCCCGGCGACCGCTGGTCCCAGGACGATGACTTCGGCGCGTCCGAGCGCCAATGGGCGCTGGACGAGGCCCGCCGCCGCCGCGTGCCGGTGACGGACGTCCTGGGCGCCATCGACGAGGAGCTGCACGGCCAGCCCGTGCTGCCCCCGCGCAAGGCCACCGCCAGCCCCTGCAAGCCCCGCCCCTTCTACGACTGAGTCCCGGCGCCCTCCGCCCATGATGCCTTCCCCTCGCAGGCTGATCCGCTTCGCCCACCGCGCCGCCACTCTCACCAGCGTGCGGCTGGCCCTGTTCGCCGCGCTGGCGCTGGCCGCCGCCTGGCGTCCGCTACAGCAGGCCGGAGGCATGAACGACTTCCGCGACGCGCACCTGCTGCACTCGTACGAGGACGCGGGGACGCGCACGGTGACGCATTACGGGCAGCTGCCGCTGTGGAACCCGTGGGCCTGCGGCGGGCAGTACACGCTGGGCAGTCCGCAGACGCGCGTGGCGTCTCCCACGCTGCTCGTGTCCGCGCTCATGGGCGCTCGGCCAGCGGAGCCGCTGCTGTTGTGGGCCTTCCTCGTGCTCGGCATGGAGGGCTTCTTCCACTACGCGCGGCGGCGCGTGGGCTCCGCGCTGGGCGCGCTCGCCGCGGCGCCGCTGTTCGGCCTGGCCGGCTTCACGGCGCTCTCGTGGTCCATTGGCTGGCTCAACTTCGCGGGCTTCCTGCTGCTGCCCTGGCTGCTGTGGGGCACGCGCCGCGCGGCGGAGGGCCATCTCCGGGGCGCCGCGGTGGTGGCCGGCACCTTCGCGGTGCTGCTGGGCTTTGGCGGCACGTACCCGGTGCCCATGGGCGCGCTCTTCGTCGCGCTGGAGGCCGGACGCACACTGTACGGGCTGCGCGGGACGCCGCGGCGCAAGTCCGCGCTGTGGGCCCTGGGCGCCACCGCCGTGTTCACCCTGGGCGCCTGCGCGTTCCGGCTGTGGCCGCTGGTGGAGACCATGCGCTCGGCGCCACGCATCATGGCGGGCACGCCGGGCAACTCCGCGGAGGCGCTGGCGCGCATGCTGCTCCAGATGCCGGCGAGCTCCGGCTACAGCGACCCGGGCAACTTCTTCCTCGCGCCCGCGGTGCTCGCGCTGATTCCGCTGGCCGCGTGGGCCTGGCGCCGCGCGCTGTACCCGGCGGTGCTGGCGGCGCTGTGCGTGTGGATGGCGGCGGGCTACTCCGCGGTGCCCTCGCTGTTCGGCGCGCTGCGGCTGCTGCCCGTCTTCGGAACGCTGCGCTATCCGGAGCGCTTCCTCGTGCCCGCGGGGCTCTTCCTGGCGGAGCTGGTGGCGCTGGGGCTCGCCGTGCTGCTGGTGCGCGTGTGGCGCGTGCCGGCCGCGCGCACGGCGACGTCCTGGTGGCCCACCGCCGCGGTGGTGGCCTGCGTCGTCATCACCGTGGGCTGGGGCTTCCAGGTGCGCGCCTTCGACCGGCTCAGCCGCTGGTCGCAGATGGTGCCCGCGCCCGGCCCCGTGCCCGAGGAGGCAGAGCGCCCCTTCGCTCAGGCCCGCGGCAACCGCTGGGCACAGGGTTACTTCCTGGCGCTCAACCGGGGCTCCATCGCCTGTGGCGAGGCGTGGCCGGTGCCCATGTCGGAGCGCCTGCGGGGCGACCTGCCCCAGGAGGAGTACCTGGAGGACGCCTCCGCGGGCACCGCGCGCCGCGTGGAGTGGACCCCCAACCGCGTCACGGTGGACGTGACGGCCACGCGCCCCACGGTGCTGCTGGTGAACCAGAACTGGCACCCGGGCTGGAAGTCCTCGGAGGGCGAGGTGGTGTCCCAGGACGGGCTCCTCGGCGTGCGCGTGGCGGAAGGGACGCACCACGTGGTGCTGCGCTTCCTGCCGCGCTCCGGACTGGGCGGAGCGCTGGTCTCCGCGCTCGCATGGCTGGGCCTGGGCTTCGTGGCCTGGCGGCTGCGCGGGCGGCTGGGGCCCGCGGCCATCGGCGTGGCGTGTGTGCCGCTGGTGACCTGGGGCGTGCTGCTGGCGACGTCACCTGAGCCGCTGGCGCGCGCGGTGCCCCTCAACGCGGATGGCTCGCCGATGCGCGTGGCGGCGCTGCCGCCCACCGCGAAGCCCGTGGATGCGCGCTTCGACGTGCCGGTGGAGCTGGTGGGCGCGGAGATACCGTCGGCGCCGGACGCGGAGGGGCTGCTCCACCTGGTGCTCTACTGGCGCGTCACCGGGCCGGTGCCCCGCTCCGCGGGCATCTTCGTCCACTTCCCTGGCCCGCCGGGCAGCAAGCGGAAGAACGCGGACCACCCGGTGTTGGGCGGCACCTACTTCTTCGCCGAGGCCCCCCGGGACACGCTCCTGCGGGACGCCTTCTCGGTGTCCACGAAGGACTGGGACGCGGGCGAGCGGAAGGTCCTGGTGGGCCTGTGGCACGCCGGGGGTGATGGCTCACGCATCGGCGGACGGGGCGCGGACGACAAGCCGCTGACGTCGTCCCATGTCGAGGTGGGCACACTCGCGGTGCCGCCCAAGGCACAGTCCGAGGAAAAGCCCTGAGTCCATCGGACAGCGGGCAGCGGGGACGCATGACGCGACGCGATGATGGCGTTATGAAGCCCGCATGCGAATCCTGCACACCATGCTCCGCGTCGGTGACCTCGAGCGCTCGCTCGACTTCTACACCCGGATCATCGGCATGAAGTTGCTGCGCCGTCACGACTACCCCGACGGCAAGTTCACCCTGGCCTTCGTGGGCTTCGGCCCCGAGGACACCCACCCCGCCCTGGAGCTCACGTACAACTGGGGCGTCGAGAAGTACGAGCTCGGCACGGCCTACGGCCACGTGGCCCTGGGCGTCAGTGACATCCACGGCACCTGCGAGGCCATCCGGCAGGCCGGTGGCAAGGTGGTCCGCGAGCCCGGCCCCATGAAGCACGGCACCACCGTCATCGCCTTCGTCGAGGACCCGGACGGCTACAAGGTGGAACTCATCCAGAAGGACCGCTGAGCCCACCGCCGTCCCAGGCCCGCAGCGCACGCAACGCCTGCACACCCGGCCCGGGCCCGTTAGTGTGGCCCCGTGAGCTCCGCCCCCCTCTTCGTCCCCGACCACATCCCGCCCGACCGGCCCCGCGAGGGCGCCCTGCTCTTCCTCGCCCGGGGCATGGACGTGCTCGTCCAGGAGCATGCGGACGGCGTCGCCATTCCCACCGGCGCGGCCTTCCCGGAGCTCGCCGCCGCCGCGCACTACCTGGGAGCGCTGGACGGCGTGGACTGCTACGCGGCGGGGTTCGCCAAGGACTTCGTCCCGCCAGAGCGCTACAAGGCCGTCGCCGCCCGCTCGCTCTACAAGCGCGTGGATGACGCCCGCTTCGCCGTGGCGGGCCGCGCGCTCGCGATTGTCGAGTGGGACCTCACCCACCGCTTCTGCGGCCGCTGCGGCGAACCCACCCTGTTGGTTCCGGGTGAGCGCGCCCGCCGCTGCCCGGTGGACAAGACGCCCTTCTATCCCCGCATCGCCCCCGCCATCATCGTCCTCATCACCCGCGGCGACACGATGCTGCTGGCGCACAACGCCCAATTTCCAGAGCCCATGTTCAGCACACTCGCCGGCTTCGCGGAGCCGGGCGAGTCGCTGGAGGAGTGCGTGGCGCGCGAGGTGAAGGAGGAAGTCGGCATCGACGTGAAGAACATCCGCTACTTCGGCTCACAGCCGTGGCCCTTCGGCCGCTCGCTGATGGTGGGCTTCACCGCCGAGTACGCGGGCGGCGACATCACCGTGGACCAGAAGGAAATCTCCGAGGCCCACTGGTTCAGCCCGGACAACCTGCCGCGCATCCCCCCGAAGCTCAGCATCGCCCGGCAGCTCATCGACACCTTCATCGAGCGCGTGAAGGGCCCCACCGCCCCTTGACCCCTCCTCAGGCGAGGCAACAGGCCGCGCTTGACCTGGCGCGGCAGGTTGGGGTTGAAGCACGCCTCCCTCGAATCAGCGAAGAAGCCATGCCCGCAGCGCGCCCACACATCGAGCCCCGACGCGTCCCCACCGCGGACTCCGTGGTGGTGAAGGAAATCTACCTCAGCGTCCAGGGGGAGTCCTCCCACGCCGGACTGCTGTGCGCCTTCATCCGCCTCACGGGCTGCCACCTGCGCTGCACCTACTGCGACAGCGAGTTCGCCTTCCACGGCGGCGCGCGCCGGAAAATCGCGGACATCGTCAGCGAGGTGCGGGGCCTGCGCACGCCCATGGTGGAGGTCACCGGCGGCGAGCCCCTGCTCCAGCCCGGCGTCTACCCGCTGATGGAGGCGCTGCTCGACGCCGGCTTCAAGGTGCTGCTGGAGACGAGCGGCGCCATCGACGTGCGGCTGGTGCCTCCGGCGGTGCACAAAATCGTCGACATGAAGACGCCCTCCTCGGGCGAGCACCTGCGCAACGACTACCGCAACTTCACGTCGATGAACGCCAACGACGAGCTGAAGTTCGTCATCGGCTCGCGCGAGGACTACGACTGGGCCAAGGCGCTCATCGCCGAGCACCAACTGCTCCAGAAGCCCTACGGCAGCCTGTTCTCCACCGTGTTCGACAAGCTCCACCCGCGCGAGCTCGCCGAATGGGTCATCGAGGACAGGCTCGCCGTGCGCTTCCAACTGCAGATGCACAAGTACATGTGGGACCCGAACGCGCGCGGCGTGTGAGCGCGGCGCGCACGGCCCTCAAGGTCCGAAGCCCCAGAACACGACGGCCAGCCAGCTCGAGGCCAGCCCCAGGTTCACCCAGCCGAGCCCCGTGGTCACCCGCGCCAGGGTCCGTCCGCGCTCGGCGCCCTCGCCCCGGGCAATGCGCCGCAGCTCCCGCAGGCCCAGCACCACGCCGGCCAGCCCCGCCACCAGCGTGGGCAGCGGCAACGCCAGCGAGCACGGCAGACACGCCAGCCCCGCCACGTTGAGCGCCAGCGCCACCTGAATCACCCGCGACGGACGCGCCTCCCTGCGCAGCACCGCCACGCAGGGCGCGCAGTAGGGCGTTTCGCCCGCCAGCTCCGTGCAGTCCCCGCACAGGAAGCCACCGCAGCGCGCGCACGTGGCCACCGCGGCCTCGTCCGGGTGGGTGGCGCAGACGGCGCCGACGGGTGTCCGCACGCGGCCTTCCACGCCGGGCGCCCCGCCGTCAGAAGCCCGAGGGCGGAGAGCGCGAGGCCAGCGCCGAAAGGCTGTGCAGGCCCAGTCCCAGGAACACGGCGGCCAGCACGGTGCTGGCCATGAAGCCCGCGACGATGAGGCCCTTGCGCCGGTGCTCGAACTGGCTGAAGGCGTAGAAGAGCATGTAGCAGGGAATCAGCAGCACCATCACCCCCGTGCCCACACTCCGCCGGAAGGCGTGGACGAGCAGGGTAGCGGCGCAGCCCAGCGCGAGAGCGGCGAACAGGATGGCGAGCGGGAGCAGCGGCACGTCCACCCCCTTAACACGTTCCACGCTTTGCAGCGCTGGCGTGCACATATTAAGCACGCCCCGACGTCAACCAGCCGAGGTGCCTGCCGATGAACGCCGCCAAGACGCTGCTCAACTTCATCCTCGCGGGCGCCCTGCTGGGCTTCGTGGTCGCCTCCTGGCTGGGGCCCAACTACCTGGGCTGGTACAACGAGACGCCCTACGCCACCCAGACGATGTGCAACCTGCCCGAGGTCGTCCGCAAGACGTCCGCGGACCTGATTTCGTACCAGGTCATCGGTGGGGGCGTGGGCGCCGGCCTCTTCCTCATCCTGGGCGTGGTCGTCGTGCGCCGCTCACACCGGAAGGCCCGGGTGCAGGCCGGCCAGACGCCGCCCCCCACGGAGCCGCGCGCCACCGCCTGACGCGCGGCCCGGCGGCGCTCAGGGCGCCTGGGACGCCGCCGCGTGGACGATGACGCCCGGCCCCTGGGCCAGGATGCCATCGCCCTCGCTGTCCTCCACGGTGACCATGATGGCGAAGGTCGTCGTCTCCGACACTTCCGGCGCCACCCACGTGGGGTTGCGCGCATTCGCGTCGCTGAAGGTGCCCGCGGGCTCCGCGGGGAGCTGCTGCCATTGGAAGGTCATGGCGTCCCCGTCCGGGTCTTCGACCTCGAAGACGAAGGACACCACGCCCCCCGCCCCGACGACCTGCGGCGAAGGCCGAGGCCCCGTGGAGACCTTGGGAGCGTGATTGGCCCGGCAGGACACAGCGAGCCCCAACAGCACCAGCGCCCCGAACACTTTCGAGTACGAGTGAGACATGAACCGGCCCCCTTTGGATGGTGGCGCCAGAGTAACGCG
This is a stretch of genomic DNA from Myxococcus xanthus. It encodes these proteins:
- a CDS encoding NAD(P)H-dependent flavin oxidoreductase, with the protein product MNGANDGRSPPSSRESEPDDERSDSSPEPRRPPIYVLEGNTLHTRLTRELGVNYPFVSDGMAFVSLPPLVIAVSEAGGVGMLGAAPEPADVLDVRLQTIQAGTRRPFGVNFLMAQRDGRHSTTREHIEACIARRVPVVSFHGGLPPEEWVAAMRAAGVRVWVQAPSGEVARQALLLGVDGLIAQGRQASGLNQSTTPTLALVRELRALTDSVPVLAAGGIADGLSAARALFHGADGVWVGTRMVASVEAHAHPAYKQRIVDGDAGDTDVTTVFGREWPGHRMRVLRNRVVREWTGREGRVPMPMATPERVGTTRLFPGTPGGGPLVDVPRHSAFVPTPDTEGDLEEMAMPASGASMARIESVLPAGQIVVELMERARRVLADPHGLDADADEDGRG
- a CDS encoding imm11 family protein — encoded protein: MPKRYFRLKEDMQAENWDLGDPLDEKGQEVDDPYLFAAGQPVRVAGRLTIPVDAPGRRLDFGTAGIGAAPIVHVRVATLFAELAPDDVQLIPVDIQGHPDQYLILVATKRIRCIDDEACEEVRYWKPEHGQPERIGDYKSVMGLRIDASKVGAAKVFRTEGWDIALIVSEDIKKALERAKATGAKFTQV
- a CDS encoding AHH domain-containing protein, whose translation is MSVRGAIWLVLALAMTSCSTTRLVRLDTGDGRPMVHTPLTEDDAAPVELDDDDFEEAVVALARDVRPFSNPLREARQRFGVPERSGVYLYQPRGPRLIPQGEAMDSDSPRLLDSYADDDLTRAYGRWCERKSQPGDCLHLLADGPLLASDGKYSLAMAIAMDSVWDETAEALRDMADPQALLATVSASVSMYLLLWSLPEPVSKGLAALLTATAIAYLGVDTVWRILDGWVTLVREVERATTFVQLSEAGETYGEVLGENAARVFVMLATAAIGNTAGLAANTSRLPGSAQAAIAVETQAGYQYVAMGGVQSVAMAAEGFTIALAPNAVAMANRGMGSGGSRGRSQEHHLATDKNSVSTARGGPWTPEFRRLFRKAGMELKDPENVVDVPGHKGPHPQEYHEAVYERLRDATRTCRTVVACRKSLSAALKELAEEVTTKGTRLHRLVTKGK
- the nudC gene encoding NAD(+) diphosphatase, yielding MSSAPLFVPDHIPPDRPREGALLFLARGMDVLVQEHADGVAIPTGAAFPELAAAAHYLGALDGVDCYAAGFAKDFVPPERYKAVAARSLYKRVDDARFAVAGRALAIVEWDLTHRFCGRCGEPTLLVPGERARRCPVDKTPFYPRIAPAIIVLITRGDTMLLAHNAQFPEPMFSTLAGFAEPGESLEECVAREVKEEVGIDVKNIRYFGSQPWPFGRSLMVGFTAEYAGGDITVDQKEISEAHWFSPDNLPRIPPKLSIARQLIDTFIERVKGPTAP
- the gloA gene encoding lactoylglutathione lyase; this translates as MRILHTMLRVGDLERSLDFYTRIIGMKLLRRHDYPDGKFTLAFVGFGPEDTHPALELTYNWGVEKYELGTAYGHVALGVSDIHGTCEAIRQAGGKVVREPGPMKHGTTVIAFVEDPDGYKVELIQKDR
- a CDS encoding radical SAM protein, yielding MPAARPHIEPRRVPTADSVVVKEIYLSVQGESSHAGLLCAFIRLTGCHLRCTYCDSEFAFHGGARRKIADIVSEVRGLRTPMVEVTGGEPLLQPGVYPLMEALLDAGFKVLLETSGAIDVRLVPPAVHKIVDMKTPSSGEHLRNDYRNFTSMNANDELKFVIGSREDYDWAKALIAEHQLLQKPYGSLFSTVFDKLHPRELAEWVIEDRLAVRFQLQMHKYMWDPNARGV